The Papio anubis isolate 15944 chromosome 1, Panubis1.0, whole genome shotgun sequence genome window below encodes:
- the PIGR gene encoding polymeric immunoglobulin receptor, with protein sequence MLLFVLTCLLAVFPAISTKSPIFGPQEVSSVEGNSVSIKCYYPPTSVNRHTRKYWCRKGASGRCITLVSSEGYVSSNYAGRANLTNFPENGTFVVNIAQLSRDDSGHYKCGLGINSRGLSFDVSLEVSQGPELPNDTEVYTVDVGRTVTIKCPFKTENAPKTKALYKKIGQTSVLVIDSRNYVNPNYKDRIRLRIPGTGQLIFTVVINRLRLSDHGLYLCQAGDGSNHDEKNADLQVLEPEPELVYEDLRGSVTFHCALGLEVANVAKFLCRVNSRETCDVVINTLGKRDSAFEGRILLNPQDKDGSFSVVITGLRKEDEGRYLCGAHSDGQLQEGWPIQAWQLFVNEESTIPRSPTVVKGVAGGSVAVLCPYNPKESKSLKYWCLWEGAQNGRCPLLVESQGLVQEQYEGRLSLLQEPGNGTFTVILNQLTTQDAGFYWCLTNGDTRWRTTVELKIIEGEPNLKVPGNVTAVLGETLNIPCHFPCKFSSYEKYWCKWSNTGCQTLPSQDEGPSEAFVNCDENSRLVSLTLNPVTRADEGWYWCGVKQGHFYGETAAVYVAVEEKKVAGSRDVSPAKADAAPDEKVLDSGVREIENKAIQNPRLFAEEKVVADTGDQAGGSRASVDSSSSEEQGGSSKALVSTLVPLGLVLALGAVVVGVARARHRKNVDRVSIRSYRTDISMSDFENSREFGANDNMGASSITQETSLGGKDEFVATPESTTETKEPKKAKRSSKEEAEMAYKDFLLQSSTMATEAQEGPQEA encoded by the exons ATGCTGCTCTTCGTGCTCACCTGCCTGCTGGCGGTCTTCCCAG CCATCTCCACGAAGAGTCCCATATTTGGTCCCCAGGAGGTGAGTAGTGTGGAAGGTAACTCAGTGTCCATCAAGTGCTACTACCCACCCACCTCTGTCAACCGGCACACCCGGAAGTACTGGTGCCGGAAGGGAGCCAGTGGCCGCTGCATAACCCTCGTCTCCTCAGAGGGCTACGTCTCCAGCAACTATGCAGGCAGGGCTAACCTGACCAACTTCCCGGAGAACGGCACATTTGTGGTGAACATTGCCCAGCTGAGCCGGGATGACTCCGGGCACTACAAGTGTGGCCTGGGCATCAACAGCCGAGGCCTGTCGTTTGATGTCAGCCTGGAGGTCAGCCAGG GTCCTGAGCTCCCAAATGACACTGAAGTCTACACAGTGGACGTGGGCAGAACGGTGACCATCAAATGCCCTTTCAAGACTGAGAATGCTCCGAAGACGAAGGCCTTGTACAAGAAGATAGGCCAGACCTCTGTGCTGGTCATTGACTCCAGAAATTATGTGAATCCCAACTATAAGGACAGAATACGCCTTCGTATTCCAGGTACTGGCCAGTTAATTTTCACCGTTGTCATCAACCGACTCAGGCTCAGCGATCATGGACTGTATCTCTGCCAGGCCGGGGATGGTTCCAATCATGATGAGAAGAATGCTGACCTCCAAGTGCTAGAGCCCGAGCCCGAACTGGTTTATGAAGACCTGAGGGGCTCAGTGACCTTCCACTGTGCCCTGGGCCTTGAGGTGGCAAATGTGGCCAAATTTCTGTGCCGAGTGAACAGTAGGGAAACCTGTGACGTGGTCATCAACACACTGGGCAAGAGGGACTCAGCCTTTGAGGGCAGGATCCTGCTCAACCCCCAGGACAAGGATGGCTCATTCAGTGTGGTGATCACGGgcctgaggaaggaggatgaaGGGCGCTACCTGTGTGGAGCTCACTCGGATGGTCAGCTACAGGAAGGCTGGCCCATCCAGGCCTGGCAACTCTTCGTCAATGAGG AGTCCACGATTCCCCGCAGCCCTACTGTGGTGAAGGGGGTGGCAGGAGGCTCTGTGGCGGTGCTCTGCCCCTACAACCCTAAGGAAAGCAAAAGCCTCAAGTACTGGTGTCTCTGGGAAGGGGCCCAGAATGGCCGCTGCCCCCTGCTGGTGGAGAGCCAGGGGCTGGTTCAGGAGCAGTATGAGGGCCGCCTCTCCCTGCTCCAGGAGCCAGGCAATGGCACCTTCACTGTCATCCTCAACCAGCTCACCACCCAGGACGCCGGCTTCTACTGGTGTCTGACCAACGGCGATACTCGCTGGAGGACCACCGTGGAGCTCAAGATTATCGAAG gagAACCAAACCTCAAGGTACCAGGGAATGTCACGGCTGTGCTGGGAGAGACTCTCAACATCCCCTGCCACTTCCCATGCAAATTCTCCTCGTATGAGAAATACTGGTGCAAGTGGAGTAACACAGGCTGCCAGACCCTGCCCAGCCAAGACGAAGGCCCCAGCGAGGCCTTCGTGAACTGTGACGAGAACAGCCGGCTTGTCTCCCTGACCCTGAACCCAGTGACCAGGGCAGACGAGGGCTGGTACTGGTGTGGAGTGAAGCAGGGCCACTTCTATGGAGAGACTGCAGCTGTCTATGTGGCAGTTGAAGAGAAGAAGGTAGCAG GGTCCCGCGATGTCAGCCCAGCGAAGGCAGACGCTGCTCCTGATGAGAAGGTGCTAGACTCTGGTGTCCGGGAGATTGAGAACAAAGCCATTCAGAATCCTAGGCTTTTTGCAGAGGAAAAGGTCGTGGCAGATACGGGAGATCAAGCTGGTGGGAGCAGAGCATCTGTGGATTCCAGCAG CTCTGAGGAACAAGGTGGGAGCTCCAAAGCGCTGGTCTCCACTCTGGTGCCCCTGGGCCTGGTGCTGGCACTGGGAGCCGTGGTTGTGGGGGTGGCCAGAGCCCGGCACAGGAAGAACGTCG ATCGAGTTTCAATCAGAAGCTACAGGACAGACATTAGCATGTCAGACTTCGAGAACTCCAGGGAATTTGGAGCCAATGACAACATGGGAGCCTCTTCGATCACTCAGGAGACATCCCTCGGAGGAAAAGATG AGTTTGTTGCCACCCCTGAGAGCACCACGGAGACCAAAGAACCCAAGAAGGCAAAAAgg TCATCCAAGGAGGAAGCCGAGATGGCCTACAAAGACTTCCTGCTCCAGTCCAGCACTATGGCCACCGAGGCTCAGGAAGGCCCCCAGGAAGCCTAG